The Manis javanica isolate MJ-LG chromosome 2, MJ_LKY, whole genome shotgun sequence genome contains a region encoding:
- the SEC61A2 gene encoding protein transport protein Sec61 subunit alpha isoform X2 yields MSSDSADPFYWMRVILASNRGTLMELGISPIVTSGLIMQLLAGAKIIEVGDTPKDRALFNGAQKLFGMIITIGQAIVYVMTGMYGDPAEMGAGICLLIIIQLFVAGLIVLLLDELLQKGYGLGSGISLFIATNICETIVWKAFSPTTINTGRGTEFEGAVIALFHLLATRTDKVRALREAFYRQNLPNLMNLIATVFVFAVVIYFQGFRVDLPIKSARYRGQYSSYPIKLFYTSNIPIILQSALVSNLYVISQMLSVRFSGNFLVNLLGQWADVSGGGPARSYPVGGLCYYLSPPESMGAIFEDPVHVVVYIIFMLGSCAFFSKTWIEVSGSSAKDVAKQLKEQQMVMRGHRDTSMVHELNRYIPTAAAFGGLCIGALSVLADFLGAIGSGTGILLAVTIIYQYFEIFVKEQAEVGGMGALFF; encoded by the exons GAACGTTAATGGAATTGGGTATCTCCCCAATTGTAACATCTGGTTTGATTATGCAGCTGTTAGCTGGAGCCAAAATCATTGAAGTTGGAGATACACCCAAAGACAGAGCTTTATTCAATGGAGCCCAGAAAC TATTTGGTATGATCATTACCATTGGGCAAGCCATTGTGTATGTCATGACGGGCATGTATGGGGATCCTGCCGAAATGGGTGCTGGAATCTGCCTCCTTATCATTATTCAG TTGTTTGTTGCTGGTTTGATTGTGCTGCTGTTAGATGAGCTGCTACAGAAGGGTTACGGCTTGGGGTCTGGTATTTCCCTCTTTATTGCCACCAACATCTGTGAAACCATTGTCTGGAAGGCCTTTAGTCCCACTACTATTAACACTGGCAGAG GTACCGAGTTTGAGGGTGCTGTCATAGCTCTCTTTCATTTACTGGCCACCAGGACGGACAAAGTCCGAGCGTTAAGGGAGGCTTTCTATCGTCAGAATTTACCCAATCTCATGAACCTCATTGCTACAGTTTTTGTGTTTGCTGTTGTTATATATTTTCAG GGATTTCGTGTTGACTTGCCCATTAAGTCTGCCCGGTACCGTGGGCAGTACAGCAGCTACCCCATCAAGCTCTTCTACACATCCAACATCCCCATCATCCTTCAGTCAGCCTTAGTGTCAAACCTGTATGTCATTTCCCAGATGCTGTCTGTTCGATTTAGTGGCAACTTCTTAGTAAATTTACTAGGACAGTGGGCC GATGTCAGTGGGGGAGGGCCTGCTCGTTCGTACCCAGTGGGAGGTCTTTGTTACTATCTTTCTCCTCCTGAGTCCATGGGTGCCATATTTGAGGATCCTGTCCATGTGGTGGTTTATATCATCTTCATGTTAGGATCATGTGCATTCTTTTCTAAGACGTGGATAGAGGTGTCTGGTTCCTCAGCCAAAGAT GTAGCTAAACAGCTTAAAGAACAGCAAATGGTAATGAGGGGCCACAGAGATACCTCTATGGTTCACGAGCTCAATAG GTACATCCCCACAGCAGCTGCATTTGGTGGCTTGTGCATTGGTGCCCTGTCGGTGTTAGCTGACTTCCTGGGGGCCATTGGCTCCGGCACTGGGATCCTGCTTGCAGTCACGATTATTTAtcagtattttgaaatatttgttaaggAACAGGCTGAAGTTGGAGGGATGGgtgctttatttttctga